The following are encoded in a window of Mycobacteroides chelonae CCUG 47445 genomic DNA:
- a CDS encoding TniB family NTP-binding protein: MATVTEIAAVGQLEDRRQPTTTLEGWRRFVDADPPEFTLLDDDTWASLGDDERTAYNEARVAHHSELVVVTTSAIEAITHQGRLLTLLNQREIGARRGLIISGGAATGKTTAMKQLGRFHELRTHARFPGDESRIPVVYVTAPPKGSPRKLAMEFARFLGLPLLNPRMNVTDISDAVCQVLIDARTDIVVVDEIHNLNLDTRAGEELSDHLKYFTEHLPATFVYAGIDVERSGLFTGTRGRQLAGRCGVIHTSAFPDAKEWRQLIAAMEGTLRLHRHQPGTLIAQARYLHRRTGGMIGSLAHLIRASAIQAMLDGTEHITRDGMDAVLIDYAAHTAAARTAS; this comes from the coding sequence ATGGCGACTGTGACCGAAATTGCCGCGGTCGGTCAGCTCGAAGATCGCCGCCAGCCAACCACGACGTTGGAAGGCTGGCGGCGATTTGTTGATGCGGACCCGCCGGAATTCACGTTGCTCGACGACGACACGTGGGCCAGCCTCGGCGATGACGAGCGGACGGCCTACAACGAGGCCCGGGTGGCGCATCATTCCGAGTTGGTGGTGGTCACCACCTCCGCGATCGAAGCGATCACCCACCAGGGCCGGCTGCTGACCCTGCTCAATCAGCGTGAGATCGGAGCGCGGCGGGGACTGATCATTTCCGGCGGCGCGGCGACCGGAAAGACCACGGCCATGAAGCAACTGGGCCGGTTTCACGAACTGCGGACCCATGCACGTTTTCCTGGCGACGAGAGCCGTATTCCGGTGGTGTATGTGACGGCGCCGCCGAAAGGGTCACCACGGAAGTTGGCGATGGAATTCGCCCGATTCTTGGGACTGCCACTGCTCAATCCGCGGATGAACGTGACCGACATCTCCGATGCGGTCTGCCAAGTGCTCATCGATGCCCGCACCGACATCGTGGTGGTCGACGAGATCCACAACCTGAACCTGGATACCCGCGCTGGCGAGGAACTGTCCGATCACCTGAAGTACTTCACCGAACATCTGCCGGCGACATTCGTCTACGCCGGGATCGACGTGGAACGCTCCGGGCTGTTCACCGGGACCCGAGGACGGCAGCTCGCCGGTCGCTGCGGAGTCATCCACACCAGCGCGTTCCCCGATGCCAAGGAGTGGCGACAACTCATCGCCGCGATGGAAGGCACCCTGCGACTGCACCGCCACCAGCCAGGAACTCTGATTGCCCAAGCTCGTTACCTACATCGGCGCACCGGCGGCATGATCGGCAGCCTGGCTCACCTGATCCGGGCCTCAGCGATCCAGGCCATGCTCGACGGTACCGAGCACATCACCCGCGACGGGATGGACGCAGTGTTGATCGACTACGCCGCACATACCGCTGCGGCCCGCACCGCCAGCTGA